The DNA window GACGACCCGGCCAGCGCCCGGGACAGCTCCGCGGCCGAGTCGAAGCGGAGCACGTCGGCGTAGTACATGACCGCGTCGTCGCGCCGTCTCCTCCGGTCCAGCCGGGGGTAGACGGCGCGGGCGAGCACGAGCACGGACGCCACCGCGGAGGCCACGCCGGCCCACCACAGCCACTCGACGGAGTCGGAGAGCCGGAACGGTGACCAGCTCCCGGCCAGCAGGCCGCCCGTGACGGCTCCGAGCCCGACGCCGACGATGCCGAGCAGCACCTGGGCCTTGGCGTCGGCCCGGTTGAGCTCCTCACGGGTCTCCGCCAGCATCTGGCGGGCGTAGGCCCGGATGTCCTCGTGAGCGGACGTGCTCCGCTCCTGGCCGGCCGGGTCGAGGGCGCGCGCGATCCTACGGAGCATGCGAGGCTCCGTGACGAGGAGTGATCACACTGCCGAGCATCCCATGAGCGGCCTCTCGGGGCACCCCCTGGAGATGAGGGCGTCTGCGTGTTACATATCGGACATCAGGCACTCCTGATGGAGGAACACGCATGAAACTCCACATCCTTGACTGCGGAGCGATGAGCTGTGACCTGACCTGGCTGCTTCTCAAGCCCGGCCGCACCATCCGGCCCAGGGACGAGCGCGATCGTCCCGTCGAGTGGTACCCCTGCACCACCCACGCCGTGCTCATCGAGACCGGCGAGGGCACCCTCCTGTGGGACACGAGCTGCCCCTGCGGCTGGGAGACCCGCTGGAAGTCCACCGGGCTGCAGGAGTTCTTCCCATACGACCAGGTCAGCGACGAGCAGTACCTCGACGCGCAGCTCGGCCGGCTCGGCGCCGACCCGGCGAGCCTCGACTACGTCGTCCTGTCGCACCTGCACTTCGACCACGCCGGCAACGTCCGCATGTTCGAGGGCACCGGCGCCCGGCTGGTCTGCAACGACAAGGAGAAGGAGTTCGCGTTCGGCTACGCGGGCGCCTTCGACGGAGCCCACCTGAAGGCCGACTACGAGGGCCTTGACTTCACGACCGTCTCCGGCGACACCGAGATCCTGCCCGGCGTCACGCTCATCGAGGCCCCCGGCCACACCGTGGGCACGATACCGCCTGGTACGCCTCCGTGGAGAAGATCCGCGCCCTGGCCGAGCGTACGAACGC is part of the Nonomuraea coxensis DSM 45129 genome and encodes:
- a CDS encoding Pycsar system effector family protein — its product is MLRRIARALDPAGQERSTSAHEDIRAYARQMLAETREELNRADAKAQVLLGIVGVGLGAVTGGLLAGSWSPFRLSDSVEWLWWAGVASAVASVLVLARAVYPRLDRRRRRDDAVMYYADVLRFDSAAELSRALAGSSAMGLERLADQLHRVSAIVGQKYRLIRWGFWLLLAGLAGTVGAVLVDLALTPAPP